In a genomic window of Rubripirellula tenax:
- a CDS encoding DUF4261 domain-containing protein: protein MAKGLFTQGMCILLRNPIAIASLEERLKDFQLVGRHDSIEDDHAPRTLVYDYRADVGGHLLVTPSDTVWPDDMGDPDESPERFVAWSLGQFGPLAFPGCLRRSTEQSWQWEDGESIVKEHTAHIRLLISYVLGAEDPVDDDDDMPLIPDDYDPLDELSFITRAVTTLLEDEDAICYFNPGGEVLLDENGLRRGLNHAWNQEVPPLEMWTNVRLFHATEQWSLMDTVGNAQFDLPDLEAVYDAEKFEAGDVETFLRSASLYMMRADDGVEDGDTADGPGEISWKAMECFDALSDPPRETIRWLPQDGSTPPDELLERGEEPDYDYDDDVDEDLYLDDDGDDDGLDTNIEF from the coding sequence ATGGCGAAGGGTCTGTTCACGCAAGGAATGTGCATCCTGCTGCGCAATCCCATCGCGATTGCCAGCTTGGAAGAAAGGCTGAAAGACTTCCAGCTTGTCGGTCGTCACGATTCGATCGAGGACGACCACGCACCGCGAACCTTGGTCTATGACTACCGCGCCGACGTCGGCGGGCATCTGTTGGTCACGCCATCAGACACCGTTTGGCCCGACGACATGGGCGATCCCGATGAGTCGCCCGAACGGTTTGTGGCTTGGTCGCTGGGCCAATTTGGGCCGCTTGCTTTTCCAGGTTGCCTGCGTCGGTCGACCGAGCAGTCTTGGCAGTGGGAAGACGGCGAATCAATCGTCAAAGAACACACCGCGCACATTCGATTGCTGATCAGCTATGTCCTTGGGGCCGAGGATCCCGTGGACGACGACGACGATATGCCGTTGATCCCAGATGACTATGATCCGCTGGACGAATTGTCGTTCATCACACGCGCCGTCACGACGCTGCTGGAGGATGAAGATGCGATCTGTTACTTCAACCCGGGTGGTGAAGTCCTGCTGGACGAAAATGGTCTACGACGCGGCCTCAATCACGCTTGGAACCAGGAGGTTCCGCCTCTGGAAATGTGGACCAACGTGCGTTTGTTCCATGCCACCGAACAATGGTCGTTGATGGACACGGTCGGCAATGCACAGTTCGATCTGCCCGATCTGGAAGCTGTTTACGATGCCGAAAAATTCGAAGCCGGTGATGTGGAAACTTTTCTGCGCAGTGCTTCGTTGTACATGATGCGGGCGGACGACGGCGTCGAGGACGGCGATACTGCCGACGGTCCCGGCGAAATCAGTTGGAAGGCGATGGAGTGCTTTGATGCACTTTCGGATCCACCACGCGAAACGATCCGCTGGCTTCCCCAAGACGGCTCGACGCCGCCCGACGAGTTGCTCGAACGGGGTGAGGAACCCGACTACGACTACGACGATGATGTCGACGAAGATTTGTACTTGGACGACGACGGCGACGACGACGGTTTGGATACCAACATCGAGTTTTAA
- a CDS encoding M16 family metallopeptidase, producing MDHYQPDPTYFTKARGTSVSLACVAICFLTAQVMRADEPITATDEKPAKVQTQEAPMDGVASKRMPGVEKITEIEGISEYRLDNGTRILLFPDESKEVVTVNMTIFVGSRHEGYGEAGMAHLLEHMLFKGTPMHPDIPKVLKERGAGNSMNGTTWMDRTNYYETLPATGDNLEFAIRLEADRLVNSFIKGEDLEKEMTVVRNEFESGENSPIRVLMQRMQSAAYDWHNYGRSTIGNRSDIERVPVVNLRRFYRKFYRPDNVMVTLAGKFDPDEALKYVDQYFGALKKPDTPIDATYTTEPAQDGERTVLLRRVGEIQLAGAAYHIPASSHPDFAAAKALVYVFGDEPSGRLYKNMVETEIASNVYALAYAFTEPGLFMTLAEVPVEKSVEAARSTLIELMEESLKKDPITQQELDRAVQQILKQRELAAGDSDKVAIALSDWAAQGDWRLYFMFRDMVESLTLEQVQAVAEKYFVRNNRTVGLFIPSETSERIEIPEAPDLKTVLNDYKGREAMAAGEQFDPSPEAIEARTERGNLISGIQYAILPKKTRGATVSLMLTLRFGTGETLKDRLGAVELLGLVMNRGTQNLDYTALQDELTRLRAELSMNTTVGLMQMTVKTKRESLPEVIGLIGDIVRRPRLDGDELDVLKRQIVASLQKSTTEPQALAPRSVQKSLSPYGPDDIRYVMSVEEEIAMYNAVTIEELKDLHAKFFSNQAGELSVVGDFDADEVKSLFKAELADWATDMAYERVDRDPHTDIPGSTDLIETPDKANAFYYSSQQYQLHDDDPEYAALVLGNFILGGGSLSSRLGDRVRQQEGLSYGIRSGLSARTKDDRVDFTLYAITNPQNKDRLSKVIREEIDRIRTDGVTADELEKAKVSYLQAARVRRVADASLAGELLSTMFNDRTMAYYAKHDQQISDATVDSVNAAIQKYINPDRLVIAIAGDFAAVKE from the coding sequence ATGGATCACTATCAACCGGACCCGACGTATTTCACGAAAGCGCGAGGCACGTCTGTGTCGTTGGCTTGCGTGGCGATTTGTTTTTTAACCGCACAAGTCATGCGGGCTGACGAGCCCATCACCGCGACTGACGAAAAACCAGCAAAAGTTCAAACCCAGGAAGCCCCCATGGATGGCGTTGCGAGTAAGAGAATGCCCGGCGTCGAAAAAATTACCGAGATCGAAGGGATCTCGGAATATCGACTCGACAATGGAACGCGGATTTTGTTGTTCCCGGACGAGAGTAAAGAAGTTGTGACCGTGAACATGACGATTTTCGTCGGTTCGCGTCACGAAGGGTACGGCGAAGCCGGCATGGCCCACCTATTGGAACACATGCTGTTCAAGGGCACTCCGATGCATCCCGATATTCCAAAGGTTTTGAAGGAACGCGGTGCTGGGAACTCGATGAATGGCACCACTTGGATGGACCGCACCAACTACTACGAAACGCTGCCCGCCACGGGTGATAATCTTGAGTTCGCGATCCGCTTGGAAGCCGATCGATTGGTCAACAGTTTCATCAAGGGTGAAGACCTCGAGAAGGAAATGACCGTCGTCCGCAACGAATTCGAGAGCGGCGAGAATTCGCCGATCCGAGTCCTGATGCAGCGGATGCAATCGGCGGCATATGATTGGCACAACTACGGTCGATCGACGATCGGCAATCGCAGCGACATCGAACGCGTGCCAGTCGTCAATTTGCGGCGTTTTTACCGCAAATTTTATCGCCCGGACAATGTGATGGTCACCCTCGCGGGCAAATTTGATCCAGACGAGGCCTTGAAATACGTCGATCAGTATTTCGGTGCGCTCAAGAAACCCGATACGCCGATCGATGCCACCTACACGACCGAACCGGCTCAGGATGGCGAACGAACGGTGTTGTTGCGCCGCGTCGGCGAGATCCAATTGGCTGGCGCCGCCTATCACATTCCGGCCAGCAGCCACCCCGACTTTGCCGCCGCAAAAGCGTTGGTTTATGTCTTTGGCGACGAACCGAGTGGGCGTTTGTACAAGAACATGGTCGAAACAGAAATCGCGTCCAACGTCTACGCGTTGGCATACGCGTTCACGGAACCAGGCCTTTTCATGACATTGGCAGAGGTCCCTGTCGAAAAATCGGTGGAGGCTGCTCGATCGACCTTGATCGAGCTCATGGAAGAATCGCTGAAGAAAGACCCCATTACCCAACAAGAACTGGACCGCGCGGTTCAACAAATTTTGAAGCAACGTGAGTTGGCGGCGGGTGACTCGGATAAGGTCGCAATCGCGCTGAGCGATTGGGCTGCGCAGGGCGATTGGCGACTGTATTTCATGTTCCGTGACATGGTCGAATCGTTGACGTTGGAACAAGTCCAAGCCGTTGCCGAAAAGTACTTCGTTCGCAACAACCGCACGGTGGGATTGTTCATTCCCAGCGAAACATCTGAGCGAATCGAGATCCCGGAAGCTCCCGACTTGAAGACGGTCTTGAACGACTACAAGGGACGCGAAGCGATGGCGGCCGGAGAACAGTTTGATCCGTCGCCCGAAGCCATCGAAGCACGTACCGAACGCGGCAACCTGATCAGCGGCATTCAATACGCGATTTTGCCTAAGAAAACACGCGGAGCAACCGTATCGTTGATGCTGACGCTTCGGTTTGGTACTGGCGAAACGTTGAAAGATCGTCTCGGTGCTGTCGAGTTGCTTGGATTGGTAATGAACCGCGGTACCCAAAACCTGGACTACACCGCGCTGCAGGATGAATTGACGCGTTTGCGAGCCGAATTGTCGATGAATACGACCGTCGGTTTGATGCAAATGACGGTCAAGACGAAACGAGAATCGTTGCCCGAAGTGATCGGGCTGATTGGTGATATCGTTCGTCGTCCACGGCTAGACGGTGACGAATTGGATGTGTTGAAACGCCAAATCGTGGCGAGTTTGCAAAAGAGCACGACCGAACCGCAAGCTCTTGCGCCGCGAAGTGTCCAGAAGTCGTTGTCGCCATATGGCCCCGATGACATCCGGTACGTGATGTCGGTCGAGGAAGAGATCGCGATGTATAACGCTGTCACGATTGAAGAACTGAAGGATCTGCATGCCAAGTTCTTCAGCAATCAGGCCGGCGAACTGTCCGTCGTGGGCGACTTCGATGCTGATGAAGTCAAATCGCTTTTCAAAGCTGAACTGGCAGATTGGGCGACCGACATGGCTTACGAACGTGTGGATCGTGATCCACACACCGACATTCCCGGTTCGACCGATTTGATCGAAACGCCCGACAAAGCGAATGCATTTTACTACAGCAGCCAGCAATACCAGTTGCATGACGACGATCCCGAGTATGCCGCACTGGTGCTGGGGAATTTCATCCTTGGTGGCGGATCTCTGAGCAGTCGGCTCGGCGATCGCGTACGGCAACAAGAAGGTTTGTCGTATGGCATTCGGAGCGGGTTGAGTGCGCGAACGAAAGACGATCGAGTTGACTTTACCCTGTACGCGATCACAAATCCGCAAAACAAGGATCGACTCTCCAAAGTCATTCGCGAAGAGATCGACCGAATCCGGACGGACGGCGTCACGGCTGATGAGCTCGAAAAAGCCAAAGTTTCGTACTTGCAGGCTGCTCGAGTTAGACGCGTTGCCGATGCGTCGTTGGCGGGCGAACTGTTAAGCACGATGTTCAACGACCGTACGATGGCATACTACGCCAAGCACGATCAACAGATCAGTGATGCAACGGTTGACAGCGTTAACGCGGCGATTCAAAAGTACATCAACCCGGACAGGTTGGTGATCGCAATCGCTGGTGACTTTGCCGCTGTAAAGGAATAG
- a CDS encoding Rieske (2Fe-2S) protein: MTNNPWTPIADADAIDEGQAIEVVVGDLILAVFRNNGELFAMDGMCAHQGGPIAQGKVEGGCVTCPWHGWQYELATGIQTINRQPLMKTFDVREQGGKIEVRIA, encoded by the coding sequence ATGACAAACAACCCTTGGACCCCAATCGCGGACGCCGACGCGATCGATGAAGGACAAGCGATCGAAGTCGTCGTTGGCGACCTGATCTTGGCCGTATTTCGCAACAACGGCGAACTTTTCGCGATGGACGGCATGTGTGCCCATCAAGGCGGCCCGATCGCTCAGGGAAAGGTCGAAGGCGGTTGCGTGACCTGCCCGTGGCATGGATGGCAATACGAATTGGCAACCGGGATTCAAACGATCAACCGGCAGCCGCTGATGAAAACATTTGATGTCCGCGAACAGGGCGGAAAAATCGAAGTTCGCATCGCATAG
- a CDS encoding acyltransferase family protein has protein sequence MECSSRTTAGDPRSSTSFFAGLDAVRAGAALAVVALHAGTPYLKHSMPGLTWSMRDASSPVVDFVFWSIELMIMPIFLVVAGFFAFQSLKRGTPKSLVSSRARRLLVPLAFGVCFILPLSLYSWVLGWVIEGWVAPVKLRSLKFDGVIDRDLWGLGHLWFLQYLFTYMIVLGVGAVGLDRTSAWRSRLAVSDAAKRIAAIPRRCFLVAAWITVAATVLWFRPNVVWGFQHAFFPVPSKWLYHGLFFAVGVALARVDPKFAWLKSVTPRLAAPAALLAAMTVLMGQWHLAGTNTEFAAAPLSVASGLADLTLAVMTASAALASTLAVIGLAVTYLRRNMVAVQYLAAASFWVYLVHHPILSIVHIDLKWLTPGLAPAVKASIACAVAIGLSLATFEVFARKTRLGRLLGFDWTFPSNEVSDSKQSNDRDTNSDFEREVISIEFTGRSEPPGPSEIPSSDGISTRRAA, from the coding sequence ATGGAATGTTCATCTCGCACCACCGCCGGGGATCCCCGGTCGTCGACGTCGTTTTTTGCCGGGTTGGATGCCGTTCGCGCCGGGGCCGCCCTTGCCGTGGTCGCGTTGCATGCGGGAACTCCGTACTTAAAGCACTCGATGCCGGGTTTGACGTGGTCGATGCGAGACGCGTCGAGCCCCGTGGTCGACTTTGTTTTTTGGTCGATCGAGCTGATGATCATGCCAATTTTCTTGGTCGTCGCCGGTTTTTTCGCATTTCAATCACTCAAGCGAGGCACGCCGAAATCGTTGGTTTCTTCGCGAGCCCGGCGGTTGCTGGTACCTCTCGCCTTTGGCGTGTGCTTCATTCTTCCGCTCAGCCTCTACAGCTGGGTTCTCGGCTGGGTCATTGAAGGCTGGGTGGCACCGGTGAAGCTGCGAAGCTTGAAATTTGACGGGGTGATCGACCGCGATTTATGGGGTCTGGGCCATCTTTGGTTCCTTCAATACTTGTTCACGTACATGATCGTTTTGGGTGTCGGCGCCGTTGGGTTGGATCGAACGAGCGCCTGGCGAAGCCGACTTGCCGTTTCGGATGCCGCGAAACGAATCGCTGCGATTCCACGTCGGTGTTTCCTTGTCGCCGCATGGATCACTGTTGCGGCGACGGTTCTGTGGTTTCGGCCAAACGTTGTGTGGGGATTTCAGCACGCATTTTTTCCCGTACCGAGCAAATGGCTGTACCACGGACTGTTCTTTGCCGTCGGAGTCGCACTGGCGAGAGTTGATCCGAAATTTGCGTGGCTGAAGTCGGTCACACCGCGACTGGCGGCTCCGGCCGCTTTATTGGCGGCAATGACAGTGCTAATGGGGCAATGGCACCTTGCCGGTACGAATACCGAATTTGCCGCGGCGCCCCTGTCCGTTGCTAGCGGACTTGCCGATCTGACATTGGCGGTCATGACGGCCTCCGCCGCCTTGGCATCGACGCTCGCTGTCATCGGCCTAGCGGTCACTTATCTACGCCGAAACATGGTCGCAGTCCAGTACTTAGCGGCGGCGTCTTTCTGGGTGTATTTAGTACACCATCCGATCCTGAGCATCGTTCACATCGATCTAAAATGGCTAACCCCTGGGCTCGCGCCGGCGGTAAAAGCGTCGATCGCATGCGCTGTTGCCATCGGGTTGAGTCTTGCGACTTTCGAGGTTTTCGCCCGGAAAACTCGCCTGGGCCGACTACTCGGATTCGATTGGACGTTTCCCAGCAACGAAGTTTCTGATTCAAAGCAAAGCAATGACCGCGATACCAACAGCGATTTTGAACGCGAAGTGATCTCAATCGAGTTCACAGGCCGGTCGGAACCACCGGGTCCGTCTGAAATCCCTTCAAGTGACGGTATTTCCACTCGCCGAGCGGCCTAG